The genomic DNA CCACCTCGCCCTGACACCCGACCTCCGCGCCGGAGATCGATGCGAGTTCCTTGTAGAGCGACCCGATCGCCCCCGCGGTCAGCAGGAAGCGAACGGCGGTGTCGTCGGGGTCGGCCCGCCCTGCCGGGCAGTAGTGCACGGCATAGTGCAGGACCGCAGGGATGATGCCCGCCGCACCGTTGGTGGGCGCCGTGACGACGCGTCCGCCCGCGGCGTTCTCCTCGTTGACCGCGAGCGCTACCAGGTTCACCCAATCCTCGGCAAAGACGGGATCGCGTTCCGGATCCTCGGCCGCCAGCCGCTCGTGCCAGGCCCGCGCCCTCCGGCGGACCTGAAGCCCGCCGGGTAGGTAGCCGTCCTGGGCGATGCCGCGCTCGAAGCACTGCGCCATGACGTCGCGGATGTGCAGTAGACGCGCACGCACCTCGGGCATCGGTCGCAGGGCTTGCTCGTGCTCGGCCATGACCGAGCAGATCGACGTGTCGCGGCGGGTCGCCAGGTCGAGGAGTTCGCGCGCCGATCCGAAGACGACGCCCTTGGCCTGCCCCGGGTCGGGGGCGGCCTCTTCCTCGGCGACCACGAACCCCCCGCCGACCGAGAAGTACGTCTTGGCGGCGAGCACGTCGGCGTCCTCGCCGAGAGCGGTGAGCGTGATGGCGTTGGGGTGCCGGTCGAGGACGATCTGCGGTGAGAGCGCGATGTCGGCCTCGCGGAATGGAACCTCGACCTGCCCGCCGAGGCGGACCAGACCCGTCTCGCGCATCCGCTGCAGCCGCGCTGCCATGTCGTCGGCATCGATCCGATCGGGATGCAGGCCCTCCAGCCCCACCAGCACCGCGGACATCGTGCCGTGGCCTGCGCCGGTGGCGGCGAGCGAGCCGAACAGCTCCACCCGCAGGTCACGGACTGCGGCGAGCACGCCGTCGTCGGAGAGGCCTTCGACGAAGCGTGCGGCGGCGCGCATCGGCCCCACGGTGTGGGAACTCGACGGCCCGATGCCGACGGTGAAGAGATCGAACACGCTGATGGTCACGAGGCACTCCGGTTTCGTCGCGCCCAGGAGGGCATCGAATACGGCACCTCCCCGCTCTGTCCTGGCACCTGAGAGTTTGGGCGCCGCAACGCCTTTCACCTTCGGTA from Mycolicibacterium arabiense includes the following:
- a CDS encoding L-serine ammonia-lyase, whose translation is MTISVFDLFTVGIGPSSSHTVGPMRAAARFVEGLSDDGVLAAVRDLRVELFGSLAATGAGHGTMSAVLVGLEGLHPDRIDADDMAARLQRMRETGLVRLGGQVEVPFREADIALSPQIVLDRHPNAITLTALGEDADVLAAKTYFSVGGGFVVAEEEAAPDPGQAKGVVFGSARELLDLATRRDTSICSVMAEHEQALRPMPEVRARLLHIRDVMAQCFERGIAQDGYLPGGLQVRRRARAWHERLAAEDPERDPVFAEDWVNLVALAVNEENAAGGRVVTAPTNGAAGIIPAVLHYAVHYCPAGRADPDDTAVRFLLTAGAIGSLYKELASISGAEVGCQGEVGSAASMAAGGLTEILGGTPAQVENAAEIAMEHSLGLTCDPIAGLVQIPCIERNAISAGKAINAARMAMRGDGTHRVSLDEVIETMRATGRDMSSKYKETSAGGLAVAVNVVEC